In Pseudomonas putida, a genomic segment contains:
- the ggt gene encoding gamma-glutamyltransferase, whose product MRIVPFQSLALAAAILSCSSAYALTLEGGAVAAPDQYGAQVAADILKKGGNAVDAAVATAFTLAVTYPEAGNIGGGGFMTLFVDGKPYFLDYREVAPKAATRNMYLDEKGEVIENLSLVGARAAGVPGTVMGLWEAHQKFGKLPWSELLTPAIGYARDGFKIARKQYQYRDDAQGMFKTATNFNDYFGNMKVGEPFKQPEMAQTLERIADKGANEFYQGKTADLLVAQMQTDKGLITKEDLKDYKALWREPIAIEWRGNVVYTAPPPSSGGVALAQLLGIKEDRAADFKGVAHNSAQYIHLLAEIEKRVFADRADYLGDPGFTKVPVDQLVAKDYLAKRAAQVDPKAISPTDQVKPGLEPHQTTHFSIVDKEGNAVSNTYTLNLDYGSGVVVKGAGFLLNDEMDDFSAKPGTANVFGVVGGDANAIEPGKRMLSSMSPSLMTRDGKVVLVLGTPGGSRIFTSIFQVMNNLYDYDMPLEKAVAAQRVHHQLLPKDTLYFDSYAPLTGAVADELKKMGYVLEDQGWEMGDIQAIRVSGEKLETASDPRGRGVGMIVK is encoded by the coding sequence ATGCGTATTGTCCCGTTCCAGTCCCTGGCGCTCGCGGCCGCGATATTGAGCTGTTCTTCGGCATATGCCTTAACCTTGGAGGGTGGCGCCGTGGCCGCGCCTGATCAATATGGCGCACAGGTGGCCGCCGATATCCTCAAGAAGGGCGGCAACGCAGTGGACGCCGCAGTCGCTACTGCCTTCACCCTGGCCGTGACCTACCCCGAGGCCGGCAACATCGGCGGCGGTGGTTTCATGACCCTGTTCGTCGATGGCAAGCCGTATTTCCTCGACTATCGAGAAGTGGCGCCCAAGGCCGCGACCCGCAACATGTACCTGGATGAAAAGGGCGAGGTGATCGAGAACCTCAGCCTGGTCGGCGCCCGCGCCGCCGGTGTACCCGGCACGGTGATGGGCCTGTGGGAAGCGCACCAGAAGTTCGGCAAGTTGCCCTGGAGCGAGCTGCTGACGCCCGCCATCGGCTATGCCCGCGATGGCTTCAAGATCGCCCGCAAGCAGTATCAGTATCGCGACGATGCCCAGGGCATGTTCAAGACCGCGACCAACTTCAACGACTACTTCGGCAACATGAAAGTCGGCGAGCCGTTCAAGCAGCCGGAAATGGCCCAGACCCTCGAGCGTATCGCCGACAAGGGCGCCAACGAGTTCTACCAGGGCAAGACCGCCGACCTGCTGGTGGCGCAGATGCAGACCGACAAGGGCCTGATCACCAAGGAAGACCTCAAGGACTACAAGGCGCTGTGGCGCGAGCCGATTGCCATCGAGTGGCGCGGCAACGTGGTCTATACCGCACCACCGCCGAGCTCAGGCGGCGTGGCGCTGGCGCAGCTGCTGGGCATCAAGGAAGACCGCGCCGCGGACTTCAAGGGAGTGGCGCACAACTCTGCGCAGTACATCCACCTGCTGGCGGAAATCGAGAAGCGCGTGTTCGCCGACCGCGCCGACTACCTGGGCGACCCAGGCTTCACCAAGGTGCCGGTGGACCAATTGGTGGCCAAGGACTACCTGGCCAAGCGCGCGGCGCAGGTCGACCCCAAGGCGATCTCACCCACCGACCAGGTCAAGCCGGGCCTGGAACCGCACCAGACCACGCACTTCTCGATCGTCGACAAAGAGGGTAACGCGGTGAGCAACACCTACACCCTCAACCTCGACTACGGCAGTGGCGTGGTGGTCAAGGGTGCGGGCTTCCTGCTCAACGACGAAATGGACGACTTCAGCGCCAAACCGGGAACGGCCAACGTATTCGGCGTGGTGGGCGGCGACGCCAACGCCATCGAGCCGGGCAAACGCATGCTCTCGTCCATGAGCCCGAGCCTGATGACCCGCGATGGCAAGGTGGTGCTGGTGCTGGGCACTCCCGGCGGCTCGCGGATCTTCACCTCGATCTTCCAGGTGATGAACAACCTGTACGACTACGACATGCCGCTGGAGAAGGCCGTGGCGGCGCAGCGCGTGCACCATCAGTTGCTGCCCAAGGACACCCTCTACTTCGACAGCTATGCGCCGCTGACCGGTGCGGTGGCCGATGAGTTGAAGAAAATGGGTTATGTGCTGGAGGATCAGGGCTGGGAGATGGGGGATATCCAGGCGATCCGGGTGAGCGGTGAGAAGCTGGAAACAGCCTCGGATCCGCGGGGGCGTGGGGTAGGGATGATCGTCAAGTAA
- a CDS encoding LysR family transcriptional regulator, whose translation MKTRSEELQVFVAVIDCGSISAAAEQIGQTPSAVSRTLSRLEAKLGTTLVNRTTRRMDLTEEGRFFLERARLVLEQMDDMEERLSMHRQTPSGRLRINAAAPFMLHAILPWIGEFRRQYPAIELELNTDDLIIDLLEQSTDVAIRIGELADSSLHARSLGCSPVQILASPDYLERHGTPTQVEDLSNHCLLGFSQPESLNQWPLRHAQGDRWSIRPALLASSGETLRQLALAGEGIVSLSHFMTHEDIRAGRLQVLLGEANNGYRQPIHAVYYRNTQLALRIQCFLDFIQDKLARYAC comes from the coding sequence GTGAAAACCCGATCCGAAGAGCTCCAGGTATTCGTCGCCGTAATCGACTGCGGCTCGATCTCCGCTGCCGCCGAGCAGATCGGCCAGACCCCTTCAGCGGTCAGCCGTACCCTGTCGCGGCTGGAGGCCAAGCTGGGGACCACCTTGGTCAACCGCACCACGCGGCGCATGGACCTCACCGAAGAGGGGCGGTTCTTCCTCGAACGCGCGCGCCTGGTGCTCGAACAGATGGACGACATGGAAGAGCGCCTGTCGATGCACCGCCAGACGCCGTCGGGGCGCCTGCGCATCAACGCCGCCGCGCCGTTCATGCTGCATGCGATACTGCCCTGGATCGGCGAGTTCCGCCGCCAGTACCCGGCCATCGAGCTCGAACTCAACACCGACGACCTGATCATCGACCTGCTGGAGCAGAGCACCGACGTCGCCATCCGCATCGGCGAGCTGGCCGATTCCAGCCTGCATGCCCGTTCTCTGGGCTGCAGCCCGGTACAGATCCTGGCAAGCCCCGACTACCTGGAACGCCACGGCACACCCACCCAGGTCGAGGATCTGAGCAATCACTGCCTGCTCGGTTTCAGCCAGCCCGAGTCGCTCAACCAATGGCCACTGCGCCATGCCCAGGGCGATCGCTGGAGCATCCGCCCGGCGCTGCTCGCTTCCAGTGGCGAGACCCTGCGCCAGTTGGCCCTGGCCGGCGAGGGCATCGTCAGCCTGTCGCACTTCATGACCCATGAAGACATCCGCGCCGGCCGCCTGCAGGTGCTGCTCGGCGAGGCCAACAACGGCTACCGCCAGCCGATCCATGCGGTGTATTACCGCAATACGCAATTGGCGCTGCGCATCCAGTGCTTCCTCGATTTCATCCAGGACAAACTGGCCCGATACGCCTGTTGA
- a CDS encoding NAD(P)H-dependent oxidoreductase, giving the protein MKKILLLNGGKQFAHSEGRLNQTLHDVAMAYLDRAGYDVQQTFIDGGYDVQAEVEKFLWADVVIYQMPGWWMGAPWTVKKYVDDVFTAGHGSLYASDGRSRSDASKRYGSGGLIQGKQYMLSLTWNAPLEAFDDPADFFEGKGVDAVYFPFHKANQFLGMTGLPTFLTNDVIKNPDVPAALAAYEAHLAEVFGKAE; this is encoded by the coding sequence ATGAAAAAGATCCTTTTGCTCAACGGTGGTAAACAGTTCGCCCATTCCGAAGGCCGTCTGAACCAGACCCTGCATGACGTTGCCATGGCCTACCTGGACCGTGCTGGCTACGACGTCCAGCAGACCTTCATCGACGGTGGCTATGACGTGCAGGCCGAAGTGGAGAAATTCCTCTGGGCCGACGTGGTGATCTACCAGATGCCGGGTTGGTGGATGGGTGCCCCCTGGACCGTGAAGAAGTACGTCGACGATGTCTTCACCGCCGGGCACGGTAGCCTCTATGCCAGCGACGGCCGCAGCCGTTCGGATGCCTCCAAGCGCTACGGCAGTGGTGGCCTGATCCAGGGCAAGCAGTACATGTTGTCGCTGACCTGGAACGCGCCGCTGGAGGCCTTCGACGACCCTGCCGATTTCTTCGAAGGCAAGGGCGTGGATGCGGTGTACTTCCCGTTCCACAAGGCCAACCAGTTCCTCGGCATGACCGGCCTGCCAACGTTCCTGACCAACGATGTGATCAAGAACCCGGATGTGCCGGCGGCGTTGGCGGCCTATGAAGCGCATCTTGCAGAGGTGTTTGGCAAGGCTGAGTGA
- a CDS encoding putative quinol monooxygenase, with the protein MNEPYAFILQAKTRPEMSDAFETLFRAYVEPSRREPGCIEYHMLRDQQDPSLFVFFEVWASKAALDVHSALPHMAEFFEKRMDYLEREFDIQRIDMLSPSSASR; encoded by the coding sequence ATGAACGAGCCATACGCATTCATCCTCCAAGCCAAGACCCGCCCAGAAATGTCCGACGCCTTCGAGACCCTGTTCCGTGCGTACGTCGAGCCGAGCCGCCGGGAGCCAGGATGCATCGAGTACCACATGCTGCGCGATCAGCAGGACCCGAGCCTGTTCGTGTTCTTCGAGGTATGGGCCAGCAAGGCCGCCCTGGACGTACATTCGGCCCTGCCGCACATGGCCGAGTTCTTCGAAAAACGCATGGATTACCTGGAGCGCGAGTTCGATATCCAGCGCATCGACATGCTCAGCCCCTCCTCGGCTAGCCGTTGA
- a CDS encoding sulfite exporter TauE/SafE family protein, which yields MNTLIAFYQNMGLPLTLLVLFTFLLAGAVKGVIGLGLPTVAMGLLGVAMSPAQAAALLIVPSTLTNLWQLAAGGHVLTLLRRLGPMLLTIFIGTGFGSAWLGIDSGPWAAHALGAALLIYACYGLVGPTLHVAPGRERWLGPLCGLATGVVTAATGVFVMPAVPYLQSLGLSRDELIQALGLSFTVSTLALALGLAGQDALGGQALGASLTMVLPALLGMLMGQWLRLRISAVLFKRCFFIGLAALGCHLLLNG from the coding sequence ATGAATACCTTGATCGCCTTCTACCAGAATATGGGCTTGCCATTGACCCTGCTGGTGCTCTTCACCTTCCTCCTGGCCGGCGCGGTCAAGGGCGTGATCGGCCTCGGTCTGCCGACTGTCGCCATGGGCTTGCTGGGCGTGGCTATGTCTCCGGCACAGGCAGCGGCACTGCTGATCGTACCTTCGACCCTCACCAACCTCTGGCAGCTTGCGGCGGGCGGTCACGTGCTGACGCTGTTGCGAAGACTCGGGCCGATGCTGCTGACAATCTTCATCGGCACCGGGTTCGGCAGTGCCTGGTTGGGTATCGACAGCGGGCCTTGGGCTGCCCATGCGCTGGGTGCAGCGTTGTTGATCTATGCCTGCTATGGGCTGGTTGGCCCAACCTTGCATGTGGCCCCAGGCAGAGAGCGTTGGCTGGGCCCGCTGTGCGGCCTGGCGACCGGGGTGGTGACGGCGGCCACAGGGGTATTCGTGATGCCAGCGGTGCCCTACCTGCAAAGCCTGGGCCTGAGTCGCGACGAGTTGATCCAGGCCCTTGGGCTGTCGTTCACCGTCTCGACCCTGGCGCTGGCCCTGGGCCTGGCTGGGCAGGACGCCCTCGGTGGCCAGGCCCTCGGGGCGTCGTTGACGATGGTGCTGCCGGCGCTGCTGGGCATGCTGATGGGGCAATGGCTGCGTCTGCGTATCAGCGCGGTGCTGTTCAAACGCTGCTTCTTCATCGGCCTGGCCGCCCTCGGCTGCCACCTGTTGCTCAACGGCTAG
- a CDS encoding LysR family transcriptional regulator: protein MHFDLIDLTLFQHTLECGNITAGARRSHLSLPAASARIRAMEASLGVALLERNRRGVQPTPAGQALLQHARLIGQQVERLQFDLAQYAQGQQGQVRLLCNTAALTEYLPELLASYLADNPGVSVDVQELPSLRIVQSITQGMADLGIISTAAPSTHLQTLPFRHDPLVLVMPPGHPLMDRANPTFIDSLAHGHVGLGASSALALHLEEQALREGRRMHVRVRAEGFDGVIRMVAGGAGVAVVPQASVRRWEGVLPMQWVPLEEDWANRQLLLCARDFPSLPGYAAGLVERLSVRQER from the coding sequence ATGCATTTCGACCTGATCGACCTGACGCTGTTCCAGCACACCCTCGAATGCGGCAACATCACCGCCGGGGCACGCCGTAGCCACCTTTCGTTGCCGGCGGCCAGCGCACGCATCCGTGCGATGGAGGCCTCGCTGGGTGTCGCGCTGCTCGAACGCAACCGCCGTGGCGTGCAGCCAACGCCGGCCGGCCAGGCACTGCTGCAGCACGCGCGGTTGATTGGCCAGCAGGTCGAACGCCTGCAATTCGACTTGGCGCAGTACGCCCAGGGTCAGCAGGGCCAGGTGCGGCTGTTGTGCAACACCGCGGCACTGACCGAATACCTGCCCGAACTGCTGGCCAGCTACCTGGCCGACAACCCTGGCGTCAGTGTCGATGTGCAGGAGCTGCCAAGCTTGCGCATCGTCCAGTCGATCACCCAGGGTATGGCCGACCTCGGCATCATCTCCACCGCCGCGCCGAGCACGCACTTGCAGACCTTGCCCTTTCGCCACGACCCACTGGTACTGGTCATGCCGCCAGGGCATCCACTGATGGACCGGGCCAACCCCACCTTCATCGATAGCCTTGCCCATGGCCATGTCGGCCTCGGCGCCAGCAGCGCACTGGCTCTTCACCTGGAGGAACAGGCCCTGCGCGAAGGCCGGCGGATGCATGTGCGCGTCAGGGCCGAAGGCTTCGACGGCGTCATACGCATGGTTGCGGGCGGGGCTGGGGTGGCCGTGGTACCGCAGGCTTCGGTAAGACGCTGGGAAGGCGTGCTGCCGATGCAGTGGGTGCCGCTGGAAGAGGATTGGGCCAACCGCCAGCTGTTGCTGTGCGCCCGGGACTTTCCAAGCCTGCCGGGGTATGCCGCAGGGTTGGTGGAAAGATTGAGCGTGCGCCAGGAGCGATAA
- a CDS encoding type II toxin-antitoxin system HicB family antitoxin: protein MKFPVVLHKDIDSVYGVIVPDVPGCFSAAQTVGQALRNVQEALALHFEGLVADNEALPQAQEVDVHIDNPDYAGDVWAVVDFDVTPYLGKAVRFNATLPENLLQRIDEKVKRDQRYASRSGFLATAALRELALEH from the coding sequence ATGAAGTTCCCAGTCGTGTTGCACAAGGACATCGATTCGGTTTACGGCGTCATCGTTCCGGATGTTCCTGGCTGCTTTTCCGCAGCGCAGACCGTTGGCCAGGCACTGCGAAATGTCCAGGAAGCCCTGGCGTTGCATTTTGAGGGATTGGTCGCCGATAACGAGGCACTGCCACAGGCACAGGAAGTCGATGTGCACATCGACAACCCCGACTACGCCGGTGACGTCTGGGCCGTTGTCGACTTCGACGTAACGCCTTATCTGGGAAAGGCCGTGCGCTTCAATGCGACGCTGCCAGAAAACCTGCTGCAGCGGATCGACGAAAAGGTCAAACGTGACCAGCGCTATGCATCTCGCTCAGGGTTTCTCGCCACGGCGGCGCTGCGAGAGCTGGCGCTCGAGCATTGA
- a CDS encoding metal/formaldehyde-sensitive transcriptional repressor has translation MAHTQKGKKQLLTRVRKIKGQAAALETALEQDKDCLAILQQIAAVRGAVNGLMAEVMEGHIREHLVADGLSAQERQEEADKVASLLRSYLK, from the coding sequence ATGGCACATACCCAGAAGGGCAAGAAGCAGCTGTTGACCCGGGTGCGCAAGATCAAGGGCCAGGCGGCGGCGCTGGAAACCGCGCTGGAGCAGGACAAGGACTGCCTGGCGATCCTGCAGCAGATCGCCGCCGTACGCGGCGCGGTGAACGGACTGATGGCCGAGGTGATGGAGGGCCACATCCGCGAGCATCTGGTGGCGGATGGGCTGAGTGCGCAGGAGCGGCAGGAAGAGGCGGATAAAGTGGCGTCGTTGTTGCGGTCTTACTTGAAGTGA
- the dmeF gene encoding CDF family Co(II)/Ni(II) efflux transporter DmeF yields the protein MATQTSGHCRLSHQFHTSNLGAERKTRLAVWLTAVMMVAEIAGGWFFNSMALLADGWHMSSHALALGLSLLAYAAARRYAGDRRFAFGTWKIEILGGYSSALLLLGVAGLMAFQSVERLLAPGPIHYDEAIFIAVIGLALNLICAWLLRGDHTHHHDHGHDHHHGHGHHHQDLNLRSAYLHVIADAATSVLAIIALLAGKLWGAGWLDPAMGLVGAVLVAVWARGLLRDTGRVLLDAEMDAPVVEEVREVVAQLPVAARITDLHVWRVGKDRYACILSLATTGALSAESVRQALAVHEELAHITVEINASA from the coding sequence ATGGCGACACAAACCTCAGGCCATTGCCGGCTGAGCCACCAGTTCCACACCAGCAACCTCGGTGCCGAGCGCAAGACCCGGCTGGCGGTGTGGCTGACGGCCGTGATGATGGTGGCAGAAATCGCCGGCGGCTGGTTCTTCAACTCCATGGCCCTGCTCGCAGACGGCTGGCACATGAGCTCGCACGCCCTGGCCCTGGGCCTGTCGCTGCTGGCCTATGCCGCGGCGCGGCGTTATGCCGGCGACCGGCGTTTCGCCTTCGGCACCTGGAAAATCGAAATCCTCGGCGGTTACTCCAGTGCCCTGCTGCTGCTCGGGGTAGCCGGGCTGATGGCCTTCCAATCAGTAGAACGCCTGCTCGCCCCTGGCCCGATCCACTACGACGAGGCGATTTTCATCGCCGTGATCGGCCTGGCCCTGAACCTGATCTGCGCCTGGTTGCTACGCGGCGATCACACGCACCACCACGATCATGGCCACGATCATCACCACGGCCATGGTCATCACCACCAGGACCTCAACCTGCGTTCGGCCTACCTGCACGTGATCGCCGACGCTGCCACCTCGGTATTGGCGATCATCGCCCTTTTGGCTGGCAAGCTCTGGGGGGCAGGCTGGCTCGACCCGGCCATGGGCCTGGTCGGCGCAGTACTGGTGGCGGTCTGGGCGCGTGGCCTGCTGCGTGACACCGGCCGGGTGCTGCTGGATGCCGAGATGGATGCGCCAGTGGTCGAGGAAGTTCGCGAGGTGGTCGCGCAACTGCCGGTGGCGGCGCGCATCACCGACTTGCATGTGTGGCGCGTGGGCAAGGACCGATACGCCTGCATCCTCAGCCTGGCCACCACCGGCGCACTCAGCGCCGAAAGCGTGCGCCAGGCCCTGGCCGTGCATGAGGAACTGGCCCATATCACTGTCGAGATCAATGCGTCGGCATAG
- a CDS encoding cupin domain-containing protein → MSDFITVLRETCPTPVVDATKWKRIGGDPHTVNLNAYLSADGSKIMGTWICTPGKFEVNYEKWEFCHFLDGYCIITPEGEEPKHLKAGDVFVIEPGMKGTWEVVETVRKYFVFA, encoded by the coding sequence ATGTCCGATTTCATCACCGTCCTGCGCGAGACCTGCCCGACGCCGGTCGTGGACGCCACCAAGTGGAAGCGCATCGGCGGCGACCCGCACACCGTCAACCTCAATGCCTACCTGTCGGCGGACGGCAGCAAGATCATGGGCACCTGGATCTGCACCCCAGGCAAGTTCGAGGTCAACTACGAGAAGTGGGAGTTCTGCCACTTCCTCGACGGCTACTGCATCATCACTCCAGAAGGTGAGGAGCCCAAGCATCTCAAGGCCGGCGACGTGTTCGTCATCGAACCTGGGATGAAAGGCACCTGGGAAGTGGTCGAGACCGTGCGCAAGTACTTCGTCTTCGCCTGA
- the mmsB gene encoding 3-hydroxyisobutyrate dehydrogenase, whose protein sequence is MRIAFIGLGNMGAPMARNLIKAGHQLNLFDLNQTVLAELAELGGQVSASPKDAAASSELVITMLPAAAHVRSVYLGDDGVLAGVRPGTPTVDCSTIDPQTAREVSKAAAAKGVDMGDAPVSGGTGGAAAGTLTFMVGASAELFAALKPVLEQMGRNIVHCGEVGTGQIAKICNNLLLGISMIGVSEAMALGNALGIDTQVLAGIINSSTGRCWSSDTYNPWPGIIETAPASRGYTGGFGAELMLKDLGLATEAARQAHQPVIMGALAQQLYQAMSLRGDGGKDFSAIVEGYRKKD, encoded by the coding sequence ATGCGTATCGCATTCATCGGCCTGGGCAACATGGGCGCGCCCATGGCCCGCAACTTGATCAAGGCCGGGCACCAGCTGAACCTGTTCGACCTTAACCAGACCGTGCTGGCCGAGCTCGCCGAACTCGGCGGGCAGGTCAGCGCCTCGCCTAAGGACGCGGCTGCCAGCAGCGAGCTGGTGATTACCATGTTGCCGGCGGCGGCCCATGTCCGCAGCGTCTACCTGGGCGACGACGGCGTGCTGGCCGGCGTGCGCCCCGGCACGCCGACCGTGGATTGCAGCACCATCGACCCGCAGACTGCCCGCGAGGTCTCCAAGGCTGCGGCGGCCAAGGGTGTGGACATGGGCGATGCCCCTGTGTCCGGTGGCACCGGTGGCGCGGCTGCGGGCACCCTGACGTTCATGGTCGGCGCCAGCGCCGAGCTGTTCGCCGCGCTCAAGCCGGTGCTCGAGCAGATGGGTCGCAACATCGTGCATTGCGGTGAAGTCGGCACCGGGCAGATCGCCAAGATCTGCAACAACCTGCTGCTGGGCATCTCGATGATCGGCGTGTCCGAGGCGATGGCCCTGGGCAATGCGCTCGGCATCGACACCCAGGTGCTGGCCGGGATCATCAACAGTTCGACCGGGCGTTGCTGGAGCTCCGATACCTACAACCCGTGGCCGGGCATCATCGAGACCGCGCCGGCGTCGCGTGGGTATACCGGTGGCTTTGGTGCCGAGCTGATGCTCAAGGACCTGGGCTTGGCCACCGAGGCCGCCCGCCAGGCGCATCAGCCAGTGATCATGGGCGCACTGGCGCAGCAGCTGTACCAGGCCATGAGCCTGCGCGGCGATGGCGGCAAGGATTTCTCGGCGATCGTCGAGGGGTATCGCAAGAAGGACTGA
- a CDS encoding CoA-acylating methylmalonate-semialdehyde dehydrogenase, which yields MNAPHTPTQTQVEQVKLLIDGQWVESKSSEWRDIVNPATQQVLARVPFATPEEVDAAVAAAQRAFASWRDTPIGARMRIMLKLQALIREHTKRIAQTLSAEQGKTLADAEGDIFRGLEVVEHAASIGTLQMGEFAENVAGGVDTYTLRQPIGVCAGITPFNFPAMIPLWMFPMAIVCGNTFVLKPSEQDPLSTMQLVELALEAGVPAGVLNVVHGGKQVVDAICTHQDIKAISFVGSTEVGTHVYNLASQHGKRVQSMMGAKNHAVVLPDANRVQTVNALVGAAFGAAGQRCMATSVAVLVGKAREWLPDIKEAASKLKVNAGCEPGTDVGPVVSKRAKERVLGLIESGIKEGAKLELDGREVRVPGYEQGNFVGPTLFSGVKTDMQVYTQEIFGPVLVTLEVDTLDEAIALVNRNPFGNGTGLFTQSGAAARKFQSEIDIGQVGINIPIPVPVPFFSFTGSRGSKLGDLGPYGKQVVQFYTQTKTVTARWFDDESVNDGVNTTISLR from the coding sequence ATGAACGCACCCCATACCCCCACCCAGACCCAGGTCGAGCAGGTCAAGCTGCTGATCGACGGCCAGTGGGTCGAGTCGAAGTCCAGCGAATGGCGTGACATCGTCAATCCGGCCACCCAGCAGGTGCTGGCGCGGGTCCCATTCGCCACCCCCGAGGAAGTGGACGCGGCCGTGGCCGCTGCCCAGCGGGCGTTCGCCTCGTGGCGCGACACTCCGATCGGCGCCCGCATGCGCATCATGCTCAAGCTCCAGGCGCTCATCCGCGAGCACACCAAGCGCATCGCCCAGACCCTGAGCGCCGAGCAGGGCAAGACCCTCGCCGACGCCGAAGGCGATATCTTCCGCGGCCTGGAAGTGGTCGAGCACGCAGCCTCCATCGGCACCCTGCAGATGGGCGAGTTCGCCGAGAACGTCGCCGGTGGCGTGGACACCTACACCCTGCGCCAACCGATCGGCGTGTGCGCCGGCATCACCCCGTTCAACTTCCCGGCGATGATCCCGCTGTGGATGTTCCCGATGGCCATCGTCTGCGGCAACACCTTCGTGCTCAAGCCTTCCGAGCAGGACCCGCTGTCGACCATGCAACTGGTCGAGCTGGCGCTGGAGGCGGGGGTGCCGGCCGGTGTGCTCAACGTGGTGCACGGCGGTAAGCAGGTGGTGGATGCCATCTGCACTCACCAGGACATCAAGGCGATCTCCTTCGTCGGCTCCACCGAAGTCGGCACCCACGTCTACAACCTGGCCAGCCAGCACGGCAAGCGCGTGCAGTCGATGATGGGGGCGAAGAACCACGCGGTGGTGCTGCCCGATGCCAACCGCGTGCAGACCGTCAACGCCCTGGTCGGTGCCGCGTTCGGCGCGGCGGGTCAGCGCTGCATGGCCACCTCGGTGGCGGTGCTGGTGGGCAAGGCCCGCGAATGGTTGCCGGATATCAAGGAAGCGGCGAGCAAGCTCAAGGTCAATGCCGGTTGCGAGCCAGGCACGGACGTCGGTCCCGTGGTCTCCAAGCGCGCCAAGGAGCGTGTGCTGGGCTTGATCGAGAGCGGTATCAAGGAAGGCGCCAAGCTCGAACTCGATGGCCGTGAGGTGCGTGTACCTGGGTACGAGCAGGGCAACTTCGTCGGCCCGACCCTGTTCTCCGGCGTGAAGACCGACATGCAGGTGTACACCCAGGAAATCTTCGGCCCGGTACTGGTGACCCTGGAAGTCGACACGCTCGACGAAGCCATCGCCCTGGTCAACCGCAACCCGTTCGGCAACGGCACCGGCTTGTTCACCCAAAGCGGCGCAGCGGCGCGCAAGTTCCAGAGCGAGATCGACATCGGCCAGGTCGGCATCAACATCCCGATCCCGGTCCCGGTGCCGTTCTTCAGCTTCACCGGCTCGCGCGGCTCCAAGCTTGGCGACCTGGGCCCGTACGGCAAGCAGGTCGTGCAGTTCTACACGCAGACCAAGACGGTCACTGCCCGCTGGTTCGATGACGAAAGCGTCAATGACGGTGTGAACACCACCATCAGCCTTCGCTAA
- a CDS encoding LysR family transcriptional regulator, translated as MQKDLTSLSSLNWDDLKFFLEVARTRKASSAAKRLNVDYTTVSRRIGSLEAALGTLLFEKSRTNGFVLTAEGQRLLSYAEAIESTLHMACEQVTGSGVALSGHVRMGCTEGFGSFFVTPQLSHFVDAYPAISVDILPLPHFISLSKREADIVIALERPEHGPYVCCKLCDYRLRLYATRDYLDNHAPIRTLGDLAGHPFISYVDDLAFSSELLYLANLIPNANARLRSTSVIAQYTAALQGRGLAILPCFLAAQDPRLITVLPDEVEVTRQFWMYCREDLRKLKRITLLWDYIREVTELNSPMLMGATQTQRFKEKQSLC; from the coding sequence ATGCAAAAAGACCTCACATCCTTAAGCTCCCTGAACTGGGACGACCTCAAGTTCTTCCTGGAGGTCGCGCGCACCCGCAAGGCCAGCAGCGCGGCCAAGCGCCTCAACGTCGACTACACCACGGTGTCGCGCCGCATCGGCTCGCTCGAGGCGGCGCTCGGCACCCTGTTGTTCGAAAAGTCGCGGACCAACGGCTTCGTACTCACCGCCGAAGGGCAGCGTCTGCTCAGCTATGCCGAAGCCATCGAAAGTACCTTGCACATGGCGTGCGAGCAGGTGACCGGCTCGGGCGTGGCGCTGTCGGGCCATGTGCGCATGGGCTGCACCGAAGGCTTTGGCAGCTTTTTCGTGACGCCGCAGCTGAGCCATTTCGTCGATGCCTACCCGGCGATTTCGGTGGATATCCTGCCGCTACCGCACTTCATCAGCTTGTCCAAGCGCGAGGCGGACATCGTCATCGCGCTGGAGCGCCCCGAGCATGGGCCCTATGTGTGCTGCAAGCTGTGCGACTACCGCCTGCGGCTGTACGCCACCCGGGACTACCTGGACAACCATGCGCCGATCCGTACGCTGGGCGACTTGGCGGGCCATCCGTTCATCAGTTATGTCGACGACCTGGCGTTCAGCTCGGAGTTGCTGTACTTGGCCAACCTGATCCCCAACGCCAACGCCCGCCTGCGCAGCACCAGCGTGATCGCGCAATACACGGCGGCGTTGCAAGGCCGTGGGCTGGCGATACTGCCGTGCTTCCTGGCGGCGCAGGATCCGCGCCTGATCACGGTATTGCCCGATGAGGTGGAGGTCACGCGGCAATTCTGGATGTACTGCCGCGAGGACCTGCGCAAGTTGAAGCGGATCACCTTGCTGTGGGATTACATTCGCGAGGTCACCGAGCTGAACTCACCGATGCTGATGGGGGCGACGCAAACGCAGAGATTCAAGGAAAAACAGTCACTCTGTTGA